A window of the Carassius carassius chromosome 36, fCarCar2.1, whole genome shotgun sequence genome harbors these coding sequences:
- the adora2ab gene encoding adenosine A2a receptor b: MSSPLYIVLELLIGVLAVAGNVLVCWAVCLNSNLQSITNFFVVSLALADIAVGLLAIPFAVIISTGFCSQFHGCLFIACFVLVLTQSSIFSLLAIAVDRYIAIKIPLRYNSLVTGRRAKGIIAVCWILSVVIGLTPMLGWNRHVAEGTNSSCPKGMTECLFEKVVTMGYMVYFNFFGCVLPPLLVMLAIYARIFMAARHQLRQMEQKLVHLQGHAHKEGSSSRSTLQREVHAAKSLAIIVGLFAVCWLPLHIINCFTLFCPLCDRPQDWVMYLAIMLSHANSVVNPFIYAYRIRDFRHTFRRIIRRHFLWHGNRLATGNSKGRMAASSAAVSVIENSCTVSSSYVLDGNPIPGMVSCDKFTKQMPPRTSPQTEFQDLGYSLNGTLEHSFPTNSTKIFSLHTGEEVPSIRDHVEIMTVKDCSAITNGHVRCLVPIRTSNSSDLAEVS, translated from the exons ATGTCTTCTCCCCTCTACATTGTTCTTGAGCTCCTGATTGGGGTTTTGGCTGTGGCAGGGAACGTTCTGGTGTGCTGGGCCGTTTGCCTTAACAGTAACCTCCAGAGCATCACAAACTTCTTTGTGGTGTCACTGGCTTTGGCGGACATCGCAGTGGGACTACTGGCCATTCCGTTTGCCGTCATCATCAGCACGGGCTTCTGCAGCCAATTTCACGGGTGCCTCTTCATTGCCTGCTTCGTGCTGGTCCTCACACAGAGCTCCATCTTCAGTTTGTTGGCCATTGCCGTGGATCGTTATATCGCCATCAAGATCCCATTGAG GTACAACAGCCTTGTCACAGGCCGAAGAGCCAAAGGCATCATTGCGGTGTGCTGGATACTTTCAGTGGTCATCGGTTTGACCCCCATGCTAGGCTGGAACAGGCATGTCGCCGAGGGCACCAACAGCTCCTGTCCTAAAGGTATGACGGAGTGCCTGTTCGAGAAGGTGGTCACCATGGGTTACATGGTTTACTTCAACTTTTTCGGCTGTGTCTTGCCCCCGCTACTTGTCATGCTGGCCATCTATGCACGGATCTTCATGGCTGCCCGTCACCAGCTCAGACAGATGGAGCAGAAACTAGTACACTTGCAAGGACATGCCCACAAGGAGGGATCCTCATCCCGGTCCACACTGCAAAGGGAAGTCCACGCGGCCAAATCTTTGGCTATCATCGTGGGCCTCTTCGCTGTATGTTGGCTCCCATTGCATATTATTAACTGCTTCACACTGTTCTGTCCACTGTGTGATCGACCTCAGGACTGGGTCATGTACCTGGCCATAATGCTTTCACATGCTAATTCAGTAGTGAACCCCTTTATATATGCCTACCGAATACGTGATTTCAGACACACCTTCCGAAGGATCATTCGACGGCACTTCCTGTGGCATGGAAACAGACTGGCCACTGGTAACAGCAAGGGACGCATGGCTGCTTCTTCTGCTGCAGTCAGTGTGATTGAGAATTCTTGTACAGTGTCCAGTAGCTATGTATTGGATGGCAATCCCATTCCTGGCATGGTTTCCTGTGATAAATTTACAAAGCAAATGCCACCAAGAACCAGTCCTCAAACAGAATTCCAAGACTTAGGATACAGTTTAAATGGAACTTTGGAACATTCCTTTCCCACCAATTCGACAAAGATTTTCTCATTACATACTGGGGAGGaagttccctccatcagggaccATGTAGAAATCATGACTGTAAAAGACTGCAGTGCTATTACTAATGGACATGTCAGATGTCTGGTGCCCATAAGGACAAGCAACTCATCTGATCTTGCAGAAGTGTCATGA